A window of the Lolium perenne isolate Kyuss_39 chromosome 7, Kyuss_2.0, whole genome shotgun sequence genome harbors these coding sequences:
- the LOC127312960 gene encoding probable methyltransferase At1g29790, whose protein sequence is MEAFFCLARCRFTRLMVAMQLVMGVLVICISTASLHRFYTTDHLLPGLDDSARCSKLHTAGADGYASFDMRALSDRVDDVLVQLAELQDKLEATALKVGKKAKKAKAHKQQQENMTMPEFRRFLEEEVIHPLYSAHISLRLIRIPRPDPDGEDDAALEVDPLVNFFMAEETRKYVTTKGNREGRPSVYGTNRTYGSIGHACVLMRQELDEYMSYDVGAYCPDDWDLGQRLMLGGCDPLPRRRCLTRASKLFNRTLPISESLWTLPDDGNVRWTRYHCRSYKCLSARNPRPGYTRCVGCFDMDREKQRWMVNTTRNASSTSASLVDFSIDEVLAVKPGEVRIGLDVSVGTGTFAARMRERGVTVVSAALNLGAPFAETVALRGLVPLYATMSQRLPFFDNTMDLVHTAGFFEGWVDLQLLDFVLFDWDRVLRPGGLLWVDRFACARRDLDDYMYMFLQFRYKKHRWVVSFKSKEEVYLSALLEKPPRS, encoded by the coding sequence ATGGAGGCGTTCTTCTGCTTGGCGCGGTGCCGGTTCACGCGACTCATGGTGGCGATGCAGCTGGTGATGGGCGTGCTGGTGATCTGCATCAGCACGGCCAGCCTCCACCGTTTCTACACCACCGACCACCTCCTCCCGGGGCTCGATGACTCCGCCCGCTGCTCCAAGCTCCACACCGCCGGCGCCGACGGGTACGCCAGCTTCGACATGCGCGCGCTGTCGGACCGCGTCGACGACGTGCTCGTCCAGCTCGCGGAGCTGCAGGACAAGTTGGAGGCCACGGCGCTCAAGGTCGGGAAGAAGGCCAAGAAGGCCAAGGCTCACAAGCAGCAGCAGGAGAACATGACGATGCCGGAGTTCAGGCGGTTCCTGGAGGAGGAGGTGATCCACCCGCTCTACAGCGCGCACATCTCCCTGCGGCTGATCCGCATCCCGCGCCCCGACCCCGACGGCGAAGATGACGCGGCCCTGGAGGTCGACCCGCTCGTCAACTTCTTCATGGCGGAGGAGACGCGCAAGTACGTGACGACCAAGGGCAACCGCGAGGGCCGGCCGAGCGTGTACGGCACGAACCGGACGTACGGCAGCATCGGCCACGCGTGCGTGCTGATGCGGCAGGAGCTGGACGAGTACATGAGCTACGACGTCGGCGCCTACTGCCCGGACGACTGGGACCTGGGCCAGCGCCTCATGCTCGGCGGCTGCGACCCGCTGCCGCGCCGCCGCTGCCTCACCCGGGCCTCCAAGCTCTTCAACCGAACACTCCCCATCAGCGAGTCCCTCTGGACGCTCCCCGACGATGGCAATGTCCGGTGGACCCGCTACCACTGCCGCAGCTACAAGTGCCTCTCCGCCAGGAACCCGCGGCCGGGCTACACCCGCTGCGTGGGGTGCTTCGACATGGACAGGGAGAAGCAGCGCTGGATGGTCAACACCACGCGCAACGCGTCCTCAACGAGCGCGAGCCTGGTCGACTTCTCCATCGACGAGGTGCTGGCGGTGAAGCCAGGGGAGGTGCGGATCGGGCTGGACGTGAGCGTGGGCACAGGCACCTTCGCGGCGCGGATGCGGGAGCGCGGCGTGACCGTCGTGTCGGCGGCGCTCAACCTGGGAGCCCCGTTCGCGGAGACGGTGGCGCTGCGCGGGCTGGTGCCGCTCTACGCCACCATGAGCCAGCGGCTGCCCTTCTTCGACAACACCATGGACCTGGTGCACACGGCGGGGTTCTTCGAGGGGTGGGTGGACTTGCAGCTGCTCGACTTCGTGCTCTTCGACTGGGACCGGGTGCTCCGCCCCGGAGGCCTGCTCTGGGTCGACAGGTTCGCATGCGCGCGCCGGGACCTCGACGACTACATGTACATGTTCCTGCAGTTCAGGTACAAGAAGCACCGATGGGTCGTCTCCTTCAAGTCCAAGGAGGAGGTCTACCTCTCCGCCCTGCTCGAGAAGCCGCCCAGGTCATGA